A genomic region of Acidobacteriota bacterium contains the following coding sequences:
- a CDS encoding MOSC domain-containing protein, whose amino-acid sequence MHISEINIYPIKSLAGISVEAAMVEERGLRHDRRWMLTTPDGMFFTQREFPKMATMSVWIEEDGSGLGVSADRFGDVFVPMDADSDKRQQVTIWGSVCEAEVYGAALNEWFSDVLGTECQLVKMPDDSRRNVSELFNSGDDVVSFADGYPQLVIGEASLEDLNGRLRQAGMLAAPVPMNRFRPNVVVAGSDPYAEDDWKRIRIGGAEFRSSKPCARCVMTTIDQAKGEFDGKDPLKTLATYRMAKDVMPERVADLGLTETAVLFGQNLIGESVGSSICVGDEIEVIDSY is encoded by the coding sequence ATGCATATATCCGAAATTAATATTTACCCGATCAAATCACTCGCAGGAATCAGTGTTGAGGCGGCGATGGTGGAGGAGCGTGGGCTGCGGCATGACCGGCGGTGGATGTTGACGACGCCGGACGGGATGTTTTTTACGCAGCGTGAATTCCCGAAAATGGCGACGATGTCGGTTTGGATCGAGGAGGACGGCAGTGGCCTCGGCGTCTCGGCGGACCGTTTTGGCGACGTTTTTGTGCCGATGGATGCTGATTCGGATAAACGTCAGCAAGTGACCATCTGGGGCAGCGTTTGCGAGGCGGAAGTTTACGGTGCGGCTTTGAATGAGTGGTTCAGCGATGTGCTGGGCACCGAGTGTCAGCTTGTGAAAATGCCGGACGACTCGAGGCGGAATGTTAGTGAACTGTTCAATTCGGGGGACGATGTTGTGAGTTTTGCGGATGGTTATCCGCAGCTTGTGATCGGCGAGGCGTCGTTGGAGGATCTGAATGGAAGACTCCGGCAAGCAGGGATGCTTGCCGCTCCAGTCCCCATGAACAGGTTTCGGCCGAATGTTGTCGTTGCGGGGTCGGATCCCTACGCTGAGGACGACTGGAAGCGGATACGGATCGGCGGAGCGGAGTTTCGTTCGTCGAAGCCGTGTGCGAGATGTGTGATGACGACGATCGATCAGGCGAAAGGCGAGTTTGACGGTAAAGATCCGCTCAAAACTCTCGCGACCTATAGGATGGCAAAGGATGTGATGCCAGAGCGCGTTGCGGATCTCGGGCTGACTGAGACCGCCGTCCTGTTTGGGCAGAATCTGATCGGCGAAAGTGTGGGCAGTTCGATCTGCGTCGGAGACGAGATCGAGGTTATCGATAGCTATTGA